CCGAATCCCATGTCACCGACGGGGGCGAAGTTGATTTGCCCGCGGCATTCGCCTTCGTAAATCTTCGGTTCGCTCACGGTCCACTTGCCGTCGACTTCAGCGACTTTCTGGTAGGAGAGTGCGCAGAAGTAGCGGGCGGTGCGGTCCTTGACGCCTTCCAACTTTTGCATCAGCTTGTCGTTGTTGGCTTGGTCGTTGCCGTGGTAGCCGCAGTAGCGGGCGCTGTAAATGCCCGGTTCGCCGTTCAGCGCAAAAACCTCGAGGCCGGAATCGTCTGCAAGTACCGAGGCTTCGATCTTCTTTTCGCAGAGCCACTTGGCTACGGTGCTTGACTTGATGATGGCGTTCGCTTCAAAGGAATCGCCGTCTTCGACGATGTCCCCTTCGAAGCCGATGTCCTTGAGGGTCTTGAATTCCTTGTTCTCGGTTCCGAGAATGTGGGCGAAGTCCCTGATTTTCCCGGGGTTGCCCGTAGCGATAACAAATAAATGCTTCATTAGTACTTTTCCGGTTTCATGACGATAAGGATGGCGTCGACGACAATGCCTACGCCGCAGAGACCGCCGGTGCAAAGCCAGAGAATACCGGTCCAAATTTTGCCTTCGTAAAAACGGTGCAGACCCAGATAGCCCAGCAAAATGCAAAGGGCGAGGGCAATCCACTTGTTATGTTCACCTTGAGCGGGCATAAAAAACTCCTTGGTTTAAGGCAATCCAAATATAGAAAATAGCGGTGCGTCCAAAATTTTCTACATTGGAGTTGTGCTCCACGTATTTAAACACGAAATGCGCTTGATATTTAGGGATCCCCGATTCTGGATTCCTTTCATTATTCCGCCAGTGATTTTGGCGGCAAGCCAGGCGATTGCCGTGTCGCGTTATGGTGGGCAGATTATGCAGGGCATGGAAGGTTATATGATGCTTCTGCTGGGGTGCCTCATGGCTCCCATGGGTTCGCCCCTAGCGGCTGACAGTTTTGCGGGGGAGCGCGAACGTAATTCGCTCGAGCTTTTGCAACTGTCTCCGATTGCACCCGTTAAACTCTTTTGGGGCAAGCTTTTGGCGGTGTTGCCGTTCCCGGTAGCGTTCTCGCTTTTGGCGGAATTTGCTTACTGGTTTTCTCATCCTGAAATTTCTACGACAGTGGCGATGGCGTCTATTCTCGGGGCTTTTTCTGCGGTTCTCCTGACCACTTCGTTTTCGCTGATGCTTTCGCTTCGGGTAAAGACGGTGCGTGCTGCAGCGCATCTTTCGCTGTTCGTGGTGGTTCCGCTTTTGCTGCTGGTGCAGCTGGGGCACGAGGCCTTTTTGCAGGGGCTGTTTGTTCCGTCGGTGTTTTTTGTCCTGTCTGTGGTGGTATGTGCCGCCGCGATTTTCGGGGGCATGCGCAAGTTTGTGAGCCTGTAGCTCGCCATTTGCCGATTTTTGCCTAAAATCGCCGATTTTTCTAAAAAAAGAGTTCAAAGCGCCTTAAGGGGCGCTTTTTTTATTCTTAGAATTCCTTAAAATGCGATATGTAAAAAATATTTTTGAGAACATTTTAGAAATGGCGATTTTTATTTAAAATCGCCATTTTCTTGTTTTATGCGCTAGAATAACGAAAAAAGTGCATTTTATTTTTGAAATGCCTATTGACTTTTGGTTGTTTTGATTATAAATTTTGAGAAGAAATTTGAGAACATTTTCGAGCGTGGTGGCTTGAAATGACAAAATAAGGGATGGATGATATGGTTAAAACACAGAAAAACTGGTATAGAACTCTTGCCGTAGGCGCAGCATTGGGCGCAGCCCTCGCAACTTCCGCGATTGCGGCCACGTCACCTGATTTTCCGCTGACGGGCTGGGCGACCCAAAACGGCAGCACCACTGGCGGAGCCAATTACGGCACAGTCACCGTTGACAACGTCAGCGATCTTAAAAGCTACGCCAAAGCGGGCAACAAAACAATCTACATCAAGCCTGGTACTTATGCAGGTACCGTGGAAGTCGGTAGCAACGTTACCCTTTACGGCTATCCTGGAGTCACAATCACTCAGCCGTCCAAAGGAAGCGGTATCAAGATTTCCGGCTCCAAGAACGTGATTGTTCGAAACATTTCTGTGCAAGGTGTTGGTGCGGTCGATGAAGATGATGAAGACTGCTTACAAATAAACCATGAAGCAAAAAACATTTGGATTGACCATGTTCATGTCTACGACGGGCACGACGGTAACATGGACATTGTAAACCAGTCTGATTATATTACAGTCTCGTGGAGCAAATTCACCTATACGTCCAAATCTAAGAACCATCAATTTTCCAATCTTTTCGGCAATAGTGATTCAAAAACTGCAGATGCTAACGCCTTGAAGATTACCGCACACCACAACTGGTGGGGTGATGGTGTAAAGGAACGTATGCCCCGCGTGAGATTTGGCCAGGTTCATGTGGTCAACAACCTCTACACAAGCTCTGCTGCAAGCTATTGTGTTCGTGCCGGCATGAAGGCAAACATCCGTGTCGAAAGCAATGTGTTCATCGGCGTAAAAAATCCTTTGGATTACAACAATCAGTCCAAAGAAGATGCCAAAGTTTCGATGATTAACAACTATTACGAAAAGACCTCCGGCAACACAACAGGCCAAGGAACTGCGTTCACGCCGCCATACCAAATGAGCGTTACCGATGTGAGTAATCAGGCAAAAGCTTA
Above is a window of Fibrobacter sp. UWT2 DNA encoding:
- the rdgB gene encoding RdgB/HAM1 family non-canonical purine NTP pyrophosphatase, with the translated sequence MKHLFVIATGNPGKIRDFAHILGTENKEFKTLKDIGFEGDIVEDGDSFEANAIIKSSTVAKWLCEKKIEASVLADDSGLEVFALNGEPGIYSARYCGYHGNDQANNDKLMQKLEGVKDRTARYFCALSYQKVAEVDGKWTVSEPKIYEGECRGQINFAPVGDMGFGYDPLFVPDGFDRTFAQMELAEKKGISHRGNAIRAMKADLEK
- a CDS encoding TM2 domain-containing protein, coding for MPAQGEHNKWIALALCILLGYLGLHRFYEGKIWTGILWLCTGGLCGVGIVVDAILIVMKPEKY
- a CDS encoding ABC transporter permease, with amino-acid sequence MLHVFKHEMRLIFRDPRFWIPFIIPPVILAASQAIAVSRYGGQIMQGMEGYMMLLLGCLMAPMGSPLAADSFAGERERNSLELLQLSPIAPVKLFWGKLLAVLPFPVAFSLLAEFAYWFSHPEISTTVAMASILGAFSAVLLTTSFSLMLSLRVKTVRAAAHLSLFVVVPLLLLVQLGHEAFLQGLFVPSVFFVLSVVVCAAAIFGGMRKFVSL
- a CDS encoding polysaccharide lyase family 1 protein, which produces MVKTQKNWYRTLAVGAALGAALATSAIAATSPDFPLTGWATQNGSTTGGANYGTVTVDNVSDLKSYAKAGNKTIYIKPGTYAGTVEVGSNVTLYGYPGVTITQPSKGSGIKISGSKNVIVRNISVQGVGAVDEDDEDCLQINHEAKNIWIDHVHVYDGHDGNMDIVNQSDYITVSWSKFTYTSKSKNHQFSNLFGNSDSKTADANALKITAHHNWWGDGVKERMPRVRFGQVHVVNNLYTSSAASYCVRAGMKANIRVESNVFIGVKNPLDYNNQSKEDAKVSMINNYYEKTSGNTTGQGTAFTPPYQMSVTDVSNQAKAYALRDSIQAYAGPTLPAPGSSQVTPVSSSSVQQSSSSQAKSSSSVVPASSSSAKSSSSQTPVAGEASLTKHGSGSATQEVAQGASIVEFYYTIEGATGATVTGLPQGVTGTLKGLDYYISGTVASTAAPGAYKFTVTTTGASKNASKSGTITVTGTGTSAPTSSSGVAESSSSQTEEPKSSSSETVVSSSSETSTAIMANVQTPRFNVSVEGRTLSVQGATRSAYLLDAQGKLVAKVNPSGSACSIAVPRAGSYLLRVGNEMRQVNIR